The Granulicella arctica genome segment TCAACAGGCTCGACACATTGGCAACGCCGATCAGGGCAATGATGACAACTAGAACGATCACCACAGGCATACCCTTTTTTAGTGGTGATTTCGCTTCCGGCTGCTCCGGGACGGTCGCGGGCGGATTCTGGTTTGGCTCCGTCATGGCTATTTCGCCCCTCCCACGCGGTGGAACTCCACCTTTTGTTTGCCGATGGCGAGATAGCCGTTGTCCAACTTCTTCGGCACCGTATATAGGCCAGCGTTGAAATCGAAGTTGATGAGCGAGCCCTTACCGTCCTTCAACTCATAGAGAGCCGGACTCTCCTGAAACTGCCCGCGCAGGTACGTGAACTTGTCGTCGCGCCATATCTGCTGAAGGCCAAGAGCCTTACCCTTCGATTGGTCCCATGTGTAATCGAAGTGGAGGTTGCCCGGATACTGGCTCCGATACTGCTCGGCTTTCGTCTCTTCTGCCTTCAACTCCGCTGCCTGCGCTGCTTTGGCGGTAGCTGCCTCCTGCTTGGCCTTGTCCAAATCAGCGGCAGGCACGAACACAGGAAGCTGCGTCAGCCGGTCCTTTGCCGCCTGGTCACCGGGAGCAATGAAGATTTTGGAATCGAAGTGGGCATCCGGCTCACTGGAGACTTCATGGAGCTGCAAGGTGTACTCGTTTCCGTGGTCAGAGACGATATGAATGTCTGTCGATCCATTCGCCACCTTAGGCTTGACGCTGATGAACCGGCTCGCGACATGGCCTCCGTCAAACACCCAATCGACAGTGTCACCGGCGAAGACATTCGCGACCTTCTCCTCAGCGGGAAGGACGATCAGTGTCGATTGCAGCAGGCCGGCGCGGATCACAGGAGGCGTGTCCGCCTCGGTCACGGTGACGGTATGGGGGGCATTGGGTTGCAGAGGATGAGTATCGGCTGCCTGGCACGCGGCAGAGGCCAGCGCGAGTCCGGCGGAGACGACGATGGGGATAAGTGGTTTCATGGCACTGGCCTTTCTGGGTTGGGAATTAGTCACACAGTCTCGCCTTGGGCAAAGCGATCGATGCCCTCGGTGAGACCGTACTTTTCGATCAGCTTCGACCGGCGCACCCGGTCCTTCGGCTTGGTAGAGAAGATGGCATAGCTGCGCCTATCGAGGTTCAACGTGACGACCTTCGTGATGCCGTCGCGTCGCATGTACAGGGCCTCGCGGGCCTGCAAGCTTTCAAAGAGTGCAATCTGCTGCTCGTTCATCTTGAACAGCTCGGCATAACGCTTTCGGTTGAAGGTCGCATCCTTCAGGAACAGGAACGATGTACAGGAGTTCACGATGCTATCGGCGTTGGCCCCAAGATCGTCGGCGGACTGCCCGATCATGGTGACGCCGCCAAGATTTTTACGAACCGTCTTGATGGAAGCGAGCGCACCGTCAAGGAGCTGCTTGTTCTTCATCGAAGAGAAGATCTCTTCGATGAGGATGTGCTTGGGAACGCCCAGATTGGCGGGGTTGTACAGAACGTCATTGATCCGCCGTAGCAGCCACACCATCAGCGGCTCGATCAGGTCGGCGTATTGCTCGTTGTTCACACCCTGGAAGTCGAAGCATTGCAGGCGAGAGAGGGAGAGGCTGTCTTCGACGTTGTCAAAGACGGCGTTGTAAATGCCCTTGCCAACCCACTTCGACAGGTAGCGGTCGAGCTTCTTCGGCAGAAAGAGATTCGACAGGCGGCGATTCTCCGGGTCGAGCAGGTACATATCCTGCACGGCCTTGTGGATCACATCATCGTCTTCCGGCTCCAGTTCCGCGCCGCCGTTGGTGAGCAGGAGCTTGATAAACGAGTACAGGAACTTGATGTTGCTTTCGGTCGGCTCCAGCGCAAACGGATTCACTCTCGGACCGTCTTTGCCGACGCGGTCAACGCGCCCGCCGTACAGCTCCACGACGCTCTCGTAGCTGCCGCCGATGTCAAAAATATAGGTAAAGCCACCATACTTCTGCTCCAACGCGATAGCTGCGTTAGCGTGTACGGACTTGCCTGATCCCGTAGGACCGATGATGAGCATGACCCGCACGCCATCCACATACACGTCCTGAAAAAATGGCGTCCGGGTGCGTGTCTCGAAGACATTCAGGTACTCGCTATCGAGGTCTTCCGAGTAAGGATGGCCGATGTGTGGAGCGAACACAGAGGAAAGCCGCGCGTGATGGTCTTCAGCCAGCCACAGCGGGAAGACGTTGAATTTGTGGTTGCCGGGGAACATCGCGTAGAACGCCGATAGGTTGCCAAGCGTCTCCTCCATCACCTGAGCGCGGGCATCGACGAAGATCCGATGCACTGCGGGGACGGTGTTACGCAACTGCTCCTGGCTGCGCGCTGCTAAGAGCAAACACAGGGAGTATTCGCCCTGGGCCTTCTTATCTAGCGAGCGGATGACATCGCTAAGGTCATCGACGCTGTTGTTGGCAGCCTTCGCACCAGCCCCGGTTTCGAGCGAGGCGGTATCGCGCCCGCTCATCACTCGTGTCAAGACTCCAACCTTGAAGAATGAGATGAACTTCTCCTGAGCGTCGATCTCGCTGCGGGCCGCTGTCGTCGATTTGGGTCGCCATGATGAGCAGAAGACACTATCGCAGTCGAGCGTGAGCAGGCCGGAGAAGAGGCAAGGCCTCGACGCCTCCGGCGTCATCTTGAGGGAGAACGTCTGCACATGGCGCTTGCCCACCTGGAGGTAATCGCTATGCCATGCAACCGGACTCTTCACGATCTGGCGGTCTACGCCGGTATCGCTGCGGAGATGGTCATGCTCGGCCCATTCCTCAAGGTTGAATAGGTAGCTGAAGAACTGGAAGGCATGGGCCTTGTCGAGCAGCCGCAGGCCCAGCGCGCTGCCAAGATGACTCTGAAGGATCGTTGCTGTCTTCTCAAGCTCCGCGAGCATCCGTGATGTATCCACGGCGTTCTCCTGCGGCTTTTGCTCGAACGCTTTCACCTGCGACGGCTCCAGCGTAAGGCACCAGTACAGGTCGATACGGCGAAACGCGGCTGTCTTTTCAAGATGGGTAAGGCGGTCTGTAACAAACACCTCTGTGGCAGGATTCGCGTATCTGGTCTGCCTGGGAAGATTGAAACCAGACATGACACGGGTGTACTGATAGAGGCATGACCCCTCGGGCAGGCCGCGCAAGGCCCCTTCGATGGAGCGCATTCGCGAGTCCAACTCCAGATCGGTCAAGCCCTCTTCATCGATCCCGGTGAGCGCGAACAGGCATCCGTAACCGCCCCCTTTAAGGGCGAAGATGCTCGGGCCGACGAAGCGTGCAATTGGAACGATGCTGCACGCGGCCCCGGCCTTCGCAAACCACGGCGTATGTTTCGATTGCTCAGTGTTTGCGCGGGTCATAGTAGCTCTTTTGGTTGAGGCCCAGGCCCCACAGTTGGAACATCTTTGGGTGTTTGCGGACGATCAACCACGCTGCAACAGCAAGCGTGGGAAAGGCCAGCATCGCCAACAAGCGAAAACCAACGAGGAAAACCGTTACGCAGACGAATACGATCGCCATCCATGCTGTAAGATCGAGACCAAGCTTGGCTCTCGGTCGATTCAGCGCTTGATTGATCGGTAACGGCTCTCCCCGCTTGGTCATGTCGATGTACCTCCTACATCGACTGCCCGGTCAGAGAGCCGATCCAACCAGCTCCCCAGCCGAGCACTCCGGCACCGAACAGCGCACCGAAGAGTCCTGGGATGGCATCTTGAAAACGCCCACTCATCATGCGGATTCCGGCGAAGATCAGACCGCCGAAGCAGATGACCGCACCCGCAAAAATCGCGAAGGTTTTGAAGGTCGTCATAAGCGTTGTAGCACCGGAGAAGTCCATCGTTCCCTGGGCATGAGCAATGCTTGTGACTGTGAGCGCGGCAAGCGCCGGCCACATCACACGCGTGGCGCGGAACAGTTTGCGTTTCGAAAAGGGACGGGCCAGTCGCCTGGCAAGACGGGCTGTGCTGCGGGAGATCACTACGTGGCTGCTGCGTATCATCGGCACCTCCATCGACTGGTCTCAGTCGGGAATATGCCGTGATGATTAGGCTGGGGCTACCCTCGCGTCTAATACCTTTTATTTATCGGGTGATACGTTTCAAGTATCACCTCGTTCTATCTCTCAATGTTTCTTCAACTTCTAACCGATCAGGGTCATCTGAACTGGTCCATCTTTCGCAGGTTGAGGAGGACGATTTCTTGTCGCGGCTGACCGTTGTACAGCAACAGACGCGTTGCTCTTCCTCATCTCTTTGCTATCTTGAGGCCGTTTCTTGAGGAGCTGCTTCGCCAGTATGGGAACGGTCTTGGGGTGACGCGTCTTGTGATAGATCAAGGCTGTATCCACGGTCCAGTCAACGCCCACAACGGGACGAGTGGTTAGCTCTTCATCCAAGGTGGTTCCTTCTCGAATCAATGCGAAGCCGTGCCCGCCTTTGACCAGGGCCTGCATCTCGGAAGGGTGCGATGCGCATGAGTATTCCTCGATCTGTACCCCGGCGTCTGCGAGGAGTTCCAGCAGACGCGCGTGAGCGTCGGGATGTCGTTGAGGGTGGTAAAGGACGGTGAGATTGACCTGCAAGTCCGAAGCCTGTAGCGATGCTTTCACCGCAAGCGGATCGTCTCGGCGCAGGCACACAACAAGCCGGTCTCGACTCAACTCTTCGATGCGCAGATCTTGATGCCGTAAAGGCAACGTGACAATTGCGGCATCGACCTTTCCCGAAAGAATCTCTTCCGCCAGATGCGCCGTGTCTCCGTGGGTTGGACGCACAGGACAGACGGGAAGGATCTCTTTGTGTAGATCGCAAAAGATGCGAAACAAGCCCG includes the following:
- a CDS encoding VirB3 family type IV secretion system protein, whose protein sequence is MTKRGEPLPINQALNRPRAKLGLDLTAWMAIVFVCVTVFLVGFRLLAMLAFPTLAVAAWLIVRKHPKMFQLWGLGLNQKSYYDPRKH
- a CDS encoding TrbG/VirB9 family P-type conjugative transfer protein, with protein sequence MKPLIPIVVSAGLALASAACQAADTHPLQPNAPHTVTVTEADTPPVIRAGLLQSTLIVLPAEEKVANVFAGDTVDWVFDGGHVASRFISVKPKVANGSTDIHIVSDHGNEYTLQLHEVSSEPDAHFDSKIFIAPGDQAAKDRLTQLPVFVPAADLDKAKQEAATAKAAQAAELKAEETKAEQYRSQYPGNLHFDYTWDQSKGKALGLQQIWRDDKFTYLRGQFQESPALYELKDGKGSLINFDFNAGLYTVPKKLDNGYLAIGKQKVEFHRVGGAK
- a CDS encoding VirB4 family type IV secretion system protein, with the translated sequence MTRANTEQSKHTPWFAKAGAACSIVPIARFVGPSIFALKGGGYGCLFALTGIDEEGLTDLELDSRMRSIEGALRGLPEGSCLYQYTRVMSGFNLPRQTRYANPATEVFVTDRLTHLEKTAAFRRIDLYWCLTLEPSQVKAFEQKPQENAVDTSRMLAELEKTATILQSHLGSALGLRLLDKAHAFQFFSYLFNLEEWAEHDHLRSDTGVDRQIVKSPVAWHSDYLQVGKRHVQTFSLKMTPEASRPCLFSGLLTLDCDSVFCSSWRPKSTTAARSEIDAQEKFISFFKVGVLTRVMSGRDTASLETGAGAKAANNSVDDLSDVIRSLDKKAQGEYSLCLLLAARSQEQLRNTVPAVHRIFVDARAQVMEETLGNLSAFYAMFPGNHKFNVFPLWLAEDHHARLSSVFAPHIGHPYSEDLDSEYLNVFETRTRTPFFQDVYVDGVRVMLIIGPTGSGKSVHANAAIALEQKYGGFTYIFDIGGSYESVVELYGGRVDRVGKDGPRVNPFALEPTESNIKFLYSFIKLLLTNGGAELEPEDDDVIHKAVQDMYLLDPENRRLSNLFLPKKLDRYLSKWVGKGIYNAVFDNVEDSLSLSRLQCFDFQGVNNEQYADLIEPLMVWLLRRINDVLYNPANLGVPKHILIEEIFSSMKNKQLLDGALASIKTVRKNLGGVTMIGQSADDLGANADSIVNSCTSFLFLKDATFNRKRYAELFKMNEQQIALFESLQAREALYMRRDGITKVVTLNLDRRSYAIFSTKPKDRVRRSKLIEKYGLTEGIDRFAQGETV
- a CDS encoding LysR family transcriptional regulator, coding for MYEWAELRHFKYLLTILERQGFRAAAEELRTAQPNLSVQARQFQENASVRLFRKMKGGRIRPTDTGVAFKVLARFLLETRDEVLDALIAIERGEVSSVRFGCTPLVDPGLFRIFCDLHKEILPVCPVRPTHGDTAHLAEEILSGKVDAAIVTLPLRHQDLRIEELSRDRLVVCLRRDDPLAVKASLQASDLQVNLTVLYHPQRHPDAHARLLELLADAGVQIEEYSCASHPSEMQALVKGGHGFALIREGTTLDEELTTRPVVGVDWTVDTALIYHKTRHPKTVPILAKQLLKKRPQDSKEMRKSNASVAVQRSAATRNRPPQPAKDGPVQMTLIG